In Marivirga salinae, a single window of DNA contains:
- a CDS encoding phosphoadenosine phosphosulfate reductase domain-containing protein has product MRFCNNCLTPVLAKDQNAIDIIKQEYLKDDCPWYLGYSGGKDSSALLKLVIGALSQLDTFHKDITVIYCDTGVENPIITEYVYDTFESLKVECSDLGLPLKYEIAIPKLVDRFFVKVIGRGYPTPTNIFRWCTDKLRINPVKQIIDQHPKATILLGIRNGESEQRDRTISKHSKSEYYLTQNGSTRNQIFSPIIHHSLKDVWATLKFNDFPNSIDSQKQGELYKDAGSECPVYRELPGKSCGSSRFGCWTCTVVRKDKSISKMIENGYSELTHLHEFRNWISVFRDNPEYRCNQRRNGQKGLGPFTLEGRRIILDRLLEAESKSEMVLISNEEIKKIKELWQKDMDNPKYIEKTA; this is encoded by the coding sequence ATGAGATTTTGCAATAACTGTTTAACTCCGGTTCTTGCTAAGGATCAAAATGCCATTGACATCATTAAGCAGGAATATCTTAAAGACGATTGTCCGTGGTATTTGGGTTATAGTGGTGGAAAAGACTCCTCAGCATTACTGAAATTAGTAATTGGTGCATTATCCCAGTTAGATACTTTCCACAAGGATATAACAGTTATCTATTGCGACACAGGTGTGGAAAATCCAATTATTACAGAATATGTTTATGACACTTTCGAAAGCTTAAAAGTAGAATGCTCTGATTTAGGGCTCCCTTTAAAATATGAGATTGCTATTCCTAAACTAGTGGATAGGTTTTTTGTAAAAGTTATTGGCAGAGGTTATCCAACACCTACGAATATATTTAGGTGGTGCACTGATAAACTTAGAATAAATCCAGTCAAGCAAATCATTGATCAACACCCAAAAGCAACAATATTGCTAGGAATTAGAAACGGTGAAAGTGAACAACGAGATCGAACCATTTCTAAACACTCAAAATCAGAATATTATCTAACTCAAAATGGGTCAACAAGAAACCAAATTTTTAGTCCAATAATTCATCATTCATTAAAAGACGTTTGGGCAACATTAAAATTCAATGATTTTCCTAATAGTATAGACTCACAAAAACAGGGGGAACTTTACAAAGACGCAGGCTCTGAATGCCCTGTTTACAGAGAATTACCAGGTAAATCATGCGGGAGTAGTAGGTTCGGATGTTGGACATGTACAGTAGTGCGGAAGGATAAATCAATTTCAAAAATGATTGAAAATGGGTATTCTGAACTTACTCACTTACACGAATTCAGAAATTGGATTTCAGTTTTTAGAGACAATCCAGAATACAGGTGCAATCAAAGAAGAAATGGTCAAAAGGGATTAGGTCCATTTACACTTGAAGGAAGGAGAATTATTTTGGACAGATTATTAGAAGCCGAATCAAAATCTGAAATGGTTTTAATAAGCAATGAAGAAATTAAAAAGATTAAGGAACTATGGCAAAAAGATATGGACAACCCAAAGTATATTGAAAAAACGGCTTAA
- a CDS encoding GNAT family N-acetyltransferase, giving the protein MEFDKFYSSSVGMLRILKFMLISWDIIKPSEHGKGIGRKLTQHRIQHIHTRPDIETIVVRTSQHTYKFYEKMGFKLLKVEKDYWAKGFDLYEMEQPNKKL; this is encoded by the coding sequence ATGGAATTCGATAAATTTTATTCATCCTCGGTTGGTATGTTGAGGATTCTAAAATTTATGCTCATTTCATGGGATATTATTAAGCCAAGCGAACACGGAAAAGGAATAGGAAGAAAGCTGACCCAACACAGAATTCAGCATATCCATACAAGGCCTGATATTGAAACGATAGTAGTTAGAACCTCCCAACATACTTACAAATTCTATGAAAAAATGGGCTTTAAGCTCTTAAAAGTAGAGAAAGACTATTGGGCGAAGGGTTTTGATTTGTATGAGATGGAGCAGCCAAATAAGAAATTGTAA